A genomic stretch from Falco biarmicus isolate bFalBia1 chromosome 17, bFalBia1.pri, whole genome shotgun sequence includes:
- the LSM12 gene encoding protein LSM12, with product MAAPGEYFSVGSQVSCRTCQEQRLQGEVVAFDYPSKMLALKCPSSSGKPNHADILLVNLQYVSEVEIINDRTETPPPLASLNVSKLANKARTEKEEKMSQAYAISAGVSLEGQQLFQTIHKTIKDCKWQEKNIVVMEEVVIAPPYQVENCKGKEGSALSHVRKIVEKHFRDVESQKVMQRSQAQQTQKETSLSS from the exons ATGGCGGCGCCGGGCGAGTACTTCAGCGTGGGCAGCCAGGTGTCGTGCCGCACCTGCCAGGAGCAGCGCCTGCAGGGCGAGGTCGTCGCTTTCGACTACCCCAGCAAGATGCTGGCGCTCA aatGCCCCTCTTCCAGTGGAAAGCCTAATCACGCAGATATCCTGCTTGTAAACTTACAGTATGTTTCAGAAGTGGAAATAATTAATGACCGCACGGAAACACCTCCTCCTTTAGCTTCACTCAATGTTAGCAAG CTTGCCAACAAAGCACGGAcggagaaggaagagaagatgaGCCAGGCGTATGCAATTAGTGCTGGTGTCTCTCTGGAGGGGCAGCAGCTCTTCCAGACTATACACAAGAC CATTAAAGACTGTAAATGGCAGGAGAAGAACATAGTTGTGATGGAAGAAGTCGTTATTGCCCCTCCCTATCAAGTGGAAAACTGTAAAGGCAAAGAGGGAAGCGCGCTGAGTCACGTACGCAAAATA GTGGAGAAACATTTTCGAGACGTGGAAAGCCAAAAGGTAATGCAGCGTTCACAAGCACAGCAGACACAGAAGGAAACCTCCCTCTCGTCCTGA
- the TMEM101 gene encoding transmembrane protein 101: MAAGRGWRRRALRLLTAGGGVLLTRFPFWHCFSGLLLCAERAGGRRKPDIPVPYLYVDMGVAVLCASFMSFGVKRRWFALGAALQLAVATYAAHVGGHVHYSDWLKVRMYSRTIAIIGGFLILASGAGELYRQKPRSRSLQSTGQVFLGIYLICQAYSLQHSKEDRLAYLNHLLGGELALQLLFILYGLLALAFLSGYYVRAAAQVLAVLLPLAILLIDGNIGYWHDSRRVEFWNQMKLIGQNIGIFGAVVILATDG; the protein is encoded by the exons ATGGCGGCGGGCCgcgggtggcggcggcgggcgctgcggCTGCTGACGGCGGGCGGCGGCGTCCTGCTGACCCGCTTCCCCTTCTGGCACTGCTTCAGCGGGCTGCTGCTCTGCGCCGAGCGCGCCGGCGGGCGGcg GAAGCCGGACATCCCGGTCCCCTACCTGTACGTGGACATGGGGGTGGCCGTGCTCTGCGCCAGCTTCATGTCCTTCGGGGTGAAGCGCCGCTGGTTCGCCCTGGGGGCCGCCCTGCAGCTCGCCGTGGCCACCTATGCTGCCCACGTCGGTGGCCATGTCCACTACAGTGACTGGCTGAAG GTGCGGATGTACTCCCGGACCATCGCCATCATTGGCGGCTTCCTCATCCTGgccagcggggccggggagcTGTACCGCCAGAAgccacgcagccgctcgctgcAGTCCACGGGGCAGGTCTTCCTCGGCATCTACCTCATCTGCCAG GCCtactccctgcagcacagcaaggaggaCCGCCTGGCCTACCTGAACCACCTCCTGGGGGGTGAGCTCGCCCTCCAGCTCCTCTTCATCCTCTACGGCCTCCTGGCCCTTGCCTTTCTCTCTGGCTACTACGTGCGGGCAGCGGCGCAGGTGCTGGCGGTGCTGCTGCCCCTCGCCATCCTGCTCATCGACGGCAACATCGGCTACTGGCACGACTCGCGCCGCGTTGAGTTCTGGAATCAGATGAAGCTCATCGGGCAAAACATCGGCATTTTCGGAGCCGTTGTCATCCTGGCCACTGACGGCTGA
- the LOC130160090 gene encoding peptide YY-like isoform X2 — protein sequence MVTSPRPWRMLVAVALCALLCLGTLVAAYPPKPESPGDDASPEEMAKYFSALRHYINLVTRQRYGKRASPEAVVSELLLGASSDKSWYNDDSAW from the exons ATGGTGACGTCCCCGAGGCCGTGGCGCATGCTGGTGGCTGTGGCCCTCTGtgccctgctgtgcctgggcacGCTGGTGGCTGCCTACCCCCCCAAGCCCGAGAGCCCTGGGGACGATGCCTCCCCTGAGGAGATGGCCAAGTACTTCTCGGCCCTTCGCCACTACATCAACCTGGTGACACGGCAGAG GTACGGCAAACGCGCCAGCCCCGAGGCCGTGGTGTCGGAGCTGCTCCTTGGGGCCAGCAGTGACAAGTCATG gTACAACGATGACTCTGCGTGGTGA
- the G6PC3 gene encoding LOW QUALITY PROTEIN: glucose-6-phosphatase 3 (The sequence of the model RefSeq protein was modified relative to this genomic sequence to represent the inferred CDS: deleted 2 bases in 2 codons) translates to MDALHTTGIHFAEALQSGPPWLEKFWISVTSLADPKCVFTICFPIAYFLDRKVGVSVLWIGLVSEWLNVVLKWFLFGERPFWWVHESGLTSKQLLTLRQFPVSCETGPGSPSGHCMITGAALWPLVTALTELASRQSRSLVVKLAPFGAYTLLLLAVGLSRVFILAHFPHQVVCGTLAGAALGWGLQARTPATRTPGFFVAAALALLLSSLALHSMVIAAGIDIDWSIHLATKWCSSPTWLRLDTRPFASICRDTGSALGLGLAAGSPLQQGEQLDPWQRVASAMLALVAMQGLHQLLQPTDVTLWYSTSFLKYATGPWLVTSLLPRLVLSLSRPQGSPHTD, encoded by the exons ATGGATGCCCTGCACACCACCGGGATCCACTTCGCAGAGGCACTGCAGTCTGGGCCACCCTGGCTGGAAAAGTTCTGGATCTCCGTGACCTCCCTGGCTGATCCCAAATGCGTCTTCACCATCTGCTTCCCTATTGCCTATTTTCTTGACCGCAAGGTGGGAGTGTCGGTGCTGTGGATTGGCCTGGTGTCAGAGTGGCTCAACGTGGTCCTCAAATG GTTCTTGTTTGGGGAGCGCCCTTTCTGGTGGGTTCACGAGTCAGGGCTCACCAGTAAGCAGCTGCTCACGCTGCGCCAATTCCCTGTCTCCTGTGAAACTGGACCAG GGAGCCCCTCCGGCCACTGCATGATCACGGGGGCAGCCCTCTGGCCGCTTGTCACTGCTCTGACAGAGCTGGCATCCAGACAGTCCAGGAG CCTGGTGGTGAAGCTGGCCCCCTTTGGTGCCTacactctgctgctgctggccgtgGGGCTCTCGCGCGTCTTCATCTTGGCCCACTTCCCCCATCAGGTGGTCTGTGGCACCCTGGCAG gggcagccctgggctgggggctgcaggctcGCACC CCGGCCACCCGCACCCCGGGCTTCTTCGTGGCTGCTGCGCTGGccctgctgctcagctcccTCGCCCTGCACAGCATGGTGATCGCCGCCGGCATCGACATTGACTG GTCCATCCACTTGGCCACCAAatggtgctccagccccacctGGCTCCGCCTTGACACCCGGCCCTTTGCCTCCATCTGCCGTGACACCGGCagtgccctggggctggggctggccgcCGGC TCCCCCCTGCAGCAGGGTGAGCAGCTGGACCCCTGGCAGCGTGTGGCCAGTGCCATGCTGGCCTTGGTAGCCATGCAGGgcctgcaccagctgctgcagcccacggATGTGACCCTGTGGTACAGCACCAGCTTCCTCAAGTATGCCACCGGGCCCTGGCTGGTGACATCTCTCCTGCCCCGGCTCGTCCTCTCCCTCAGCCGCCCGCAGGGCTCCCCCCACACTGATTAG
- the LOC130160090 gene encoding peptide YY-like isoform X1, with protein sequence MGVIQTQRRLSPVPMQMVTSPRPWRMLVAVALCALLCLGTLVAAYPPKPESPGDDASPEEMAKYFSALRHYINLVTRQRYGKRASPEAVVSELLLGASSDKSWYNDDSAW encoded by the exons ATGGGGGTGATCCAGACGCAGCGGAGgctgtcccctgtccccatgcAGATGGTGACGTCCCCGAGGCCGTGGCGCATGCTGGTGGCTGTGGCCCTCTGtgccctgctgtgcctgggcacGCTGGTGGCTGCCTACCCCCCCAAGCCCGAGAGCCCTGGGGACGATGCCTCCCCTGAGGAGATGGCCAAGTACTTCTCGGCCCTTCGCCACTACATCAACCTGGTGACACGGCAGAG GTACGGCAAACGCGCCAGCCCCGAGGCCGTGGTGTCGGAGCTGCTCCTTGGGGCCAGCAGTGACAAGTCATG gTACAACGATGACTCTGCGTGGTGA
- the HDAC5 gene encoding LOW QUALITY PROTEIN: histone deacetylase 5 (The sequence of the model RefSeq protein was modified relative to this genomic sequence to represent the inferred CDS: inserted 2 bases in 1 codon; deleted 11 bases in 9 codons; substituted 1 base at 1 genomic stop codon) — protein MDPQSDTEGGSSREPSLELLSRAQLHAALPAPGVEGPAEACGGVPGGQGWTQRRGRQLQRELLALKQQQQLQKQLLFAEFQKQHEHLTRQHEVQLQKHLKQQQEVLAARRQQELEQQRQRERQEALEQQQRLEQLHALRTKDKSRESAIASTEVKLKLQEFLLSKTKEPAPAPPNHSLPQHPKCWXAHHTSLDQSSPPQSGSPGTPPSYKLPLLGTYDGRDDFPLRKTALEPNLKVRSRLKQKVAERRSSPLLRRKDGTVISTFKKRAIEITVSSVCSSAPGSGPSSPNSSHSAIAENGFTGSVPNIQAELLPQHRALTLDGTSQLSLYTSPSLPNISLGLQATVTVTNSHLNASPKLSPQQVEAERPAVATLRPGAAPQRQVPEHFVHPGCLLGVALEGDPPAGPASLLQHVLLLEASAQQSTLIAVPLHGQSPLVTGERAXAAVRTVSKLPRHRPLSRTQSSPLPQSPQALPHGALPHGALQHHSPRQAAGPAGQAAPQAGGAGAQPPTHPEETEEELTEQQSPPPGDGVSPSAPLALISADAGDSPERLQDPEGCGVPCDEPGDSGDEAEIPGVPDAAELGVTYKQVFPEAQLQLYPAPSLGILALPHPALARTQSSPAGAGIKPPAPDGPPKHLFTTGLVYDTFMLKHQCTCGNTNIHPEHAGRIQSIWSRLQETGLLGKCERIRGRKATLEEIQTVHSEHHTLLYGTSPLNRQKLDSKKLLGPISQKMYTVLPCGGIGVDSDTVWNEMHSSSAVRMAVGCLVELAFKVAAGEIKNGFAVIRPPGHHAEESTAMGFCFFNSVAISAKLLQQKLSVGRILIVDWDIHHGNGTQQAFYSDPDVLYISLHRYDDGNFFPGSGAPEEVGSGMGVGYNINIAWTGGVDPPIGDVEYLTAFRTVVMPIANEFSPDMVLVSAGFDAVEGHLSPLGGYSVTAKCFGHLTKQLMMLAGGRVVLALEGGHDLTAICDASEACVSALLGLELEPLDPSLLQQKPNVNAVATLEKVIEIQSKHWGSVKRFAAAVGCSLLEAQKGEAEEAETVTAMALLSVGAEQGGANPQPRPAEEPMEAEPAL, from the exons AGGGGGGGTCCAGCCGTGAGCCCTCGCTGGAGCTCCTGTCCCGTGCCCAGCTCCATGCTGCGCTCCCTGCCCCAG GGGTGGAGGGGCCAGCGGAGGCGTGCGGGGGAGTGCCGGGGGGCCAGGGCTGGACGCAGCGGCGCGGG CGGCAGCTGCAGCGGGAGCTGCTGGCcctcaagcagcagcagcagctccagaagcagctgctcttcGCCGAGTTCCAGAAGCAGCATGAGCACCTCACCCGCCAGCACGAGGTCCAGCTCCAGAAGCACCTCAAG cagcagcaggaagtgCTGGCTGCCCGccggcagcaggagctggagcagcagcggcagcgggAGCGGCAGGAggccctggagcagcagcagcgcctgGAGCAGCTGCACGCCCTGCGCACCAAGGACAAGAGCCGTGAGA GCGCCATCGCCAGCACGGAGGTGAAGCTGAAGCTGCAGGAGTTCCTGCTCAGCAAGACGAAGGAGCCG GCACCGGCCCCCCCCAACCAttccctcccccagcac cccaaatGTTGGTAG GCTCACCACACCTCGTTGGACCAGAGTTCCCCCCCCCAGAGCGGCAGCCCGGGGACC CCCCCCTCCTACAAACTGCCCCTCCTCGGCACCTACGACGGCCGGGATGACTTCCCGCTCCGCAAAACCG ctcTCGAACCCAACCTGAAAGTGCGCTCGCGGTTAAAACAGAAGGTGGCGGAGCGGCGGAGCAGCCCGCTGCTGCGGAGGAAGGACGGCACCGTCATCAGCACCTTCAAGAAACGAGCCATCGAGATCACGG TGTCCTCGGTGTGCAGCAGCGCCCCGGGCTCTGGGCCCAGCTCCCCCAACAGCTCCCACAGCGCCATCGCTGAGAACGGCTTCACCGGCTCCGTCCCCAACATCCAAGCTGAG ctcctgccccagcaccgAGCCCTCACCCTGGACGgcaccagccagctcagccTCTACACGTCCCCGTCCCTG CCCAACatctccctggggctgcaggccACTGTCACCGTCACCAACTCCCACCTCAAC GCGTCCCCCAAGCTGTCCCCC CAGCAGGTGGAGGCCGAGCGCCCGGCGGTGGCCACGCTGCGTCCCGGGGCCGCCCCTCAGCGGCAAGTTCCTGAGCACTTCGTCCATCCGGGCTGCCTGCTGGGGGTGGCCCTGGAGGGGgacccccccgccggccccgcgtccctgctgcagcacgtcctgctgctggaggcaagCGCG CAGCAGAGCACCCTCATTGCCG TGCCACTGCACGGGCAGTCGCCGCTGGTGACGGGGGAGCGTGC GGCAGCGGTGCGCACGGTGAGCAAGCTGCCACGGCACCGGCCCCTCAGC CGCACGCAGtcgtcccccctgccccagagccCCCAGGCGCTGCCCCACGGCGCCCTGCCCCACGGCGCCCTACAGCACCACTCTCCTCGACAAGCAGCAGGTCCAGCTGGGCaag ctgctccccaagCCGGGGGAGCTGGCGCgcagccccccacccaccccgaGGAGACGGAGGAGGAGCTGACAGAGCAGCAGTCGCCCCCGCCGGGGGATGGGGTGTCCCCCAGTGCCCCCCTTGCCCTCATCTCTGCGGATGCCGGGGACTCCCCGGAGCGGCTGCAGGACCCCGAGGGCTGCGGGGTGCCCTGCGACGAGCCAGGTGACAGTGGGGACGAGGCTGAGATCCCCGGGGTCCCCgatgctgctgagctgggcgTCACCTACAAACAG gTGTTCCCCGAGGCGCAGCTGCAGCTGTATCCTGCCCCCTCCTTGGGCATCCTGGCGCTGCCCCACCCAGCCCTCGCCCGCACCCAGTCGTCCCCCGCCGGTGCCGGCATCAAGCCCCCTGCGCCCGACGGGCCCCCAAAGCACCTCTTCACCACAg GACTGGTGTACGACACGTTCATGCTGAAGCACCAGTGCACCTGCGGGAACACCAACATCCACCCTGAGCACGCCGGCCGCATCCAGAGCATCTGGTCCCGCCTGCAGGAGACTGGCCTCCTTGGCAAGTGCGAG cgTATCCGGGGCAGGAAGGCGACACTGGAGGAGATCCAGACAGTGCATTCGGAGCATCACACGCTGCTCTATGGCACCAGCCCCCTCAACCGTCAGAAGCTCGACAGCAAGAAGCTCCTCG GTCCCATCAGCCAGAAGATGTACACGGTGCTGCCGTGCGGGGGCATCGGG GTGGACAGTGATACGGTGTGGAATGAGATGCACTCGTCCAGTGCTGTGCGCATGGCGGTGGGCTGCCTGGTGGAGCTCGCCTTCAAGGTGGCTGCCGGCGAGATCAAG AATGGCTTTGCCGTCATCCGCCCCCCAGGACACCACGCAGAGGAGTCCACAGCCAT gggctTCTGCTTCTTCAACTCGGTGGCCATCTCTGCcaaactgctccagcagaaGCTCAGCGTGGGCAGGATCCTCATCGTGGACTGG GACATCCACCATGGGAACGGCACCCAGCAAGCCTTCTACAGCGACCCTGACGTCCTCTACATCTCCCTGCACCGCTATGATGATGGCAACTTCTTCCCAGGCAGTGGGGCGCCCGAGGAG GTGGGCAGCGGGATGGGAGTGGGCTACAACATCAACATCGCCTGGACCGGTGGCGTCGACCCCCCCATCGGGGACGTGGAGTATCTCACTGCCTTCAG GACCGTGGTGATGCCCATCGCCAACGAGTTCTCCCCGGACATGGTGCTGGTCTCGGCTGGCTTCGATGCTGTCGAGGGTCACCTCTCCCCACTCGGTGGCTACTCCGTCACCGCCAAAT GTTTTGGCCACTTGACAAAGCAGCTGATGATGCTGGCGGGGGGCCGGGTTGTGCTGGCGCTGGAG GGGGGGCATGACCTGACAGCCATCTGTGATGCCTCGGAGGCCTGCGTCTCCGCTCTGCTCGGCCTGGAG CTGGAGCCCCTGGATCCATCCCTCCTACAGCAGAAGCCAAATGTGAATGCGGTGGCCACCCTGGAGAAGGTCATAGAGATCCAGA GCAAGCACTGGGGCTCGGTGAAGCGCTTCGCGGCGGCGGTGGGCTGCTCGCTGCTGGAGGCGCAGAAGGGGGAGGCGGAGGAGGCTGAGACGGTGACAGCCATGGCCCTGCTCTCGGTGGGCGCCGAGCAGGGGGGTGCCAACCCCCAGCCCAG GCCGGCGGAGGAGCCGATGGAGGCTGAGCCGGCGCTGTGA
- the LOC130160016 gene encoding pancreatic polypeptide-like, with the protein MAPRWPSLLLLACALVLLAGHPGSTGPTQPTYPGDDAPVEDLVRFYNDLQQYLNVVTRHRYGKRSDSLVLCEEPFGTTGC; encoded by the exons ATGGCTCCCCGCTggccctccctgctgctcctcgcCTGcgccctggtgctgctggccggGCACCCTGGCAGCACTGGCCCCACGCAGCCCACCTACCCTGGGGATGACGCGCCCGTCGAGGACCTCGTCCGCTTCTACAATGACCTCCAGCAGTACCTCAACGTGGTCACGCGGCACCG GTACGGCAAGCGGTCGGACAGCCTGGTGCTGTGCGAGGAGCCCTTCGGCACCACAGGGTGCTGA